In Amphiura filiformis unplaced genomic scaffold, Afil_fr2py scaffold_597, whole genome shotgun sequence, the following are encoded in one genomic region:
- the LOC140145741 gene encoding haloacid dehalogenase-like hydrolase domain-containing protein 3: protein MLRLKVLTFDVNNTLIKVRNSVGQQYAQVASHFAVKVNADELGKAYRALYKEQNKKRPNFGAESGITSEQWWGEIVHKSFQQVGYTEENTLAKISAKLYEDYKHASSWHVFPEVKEMLKFLNKNGVCLGVISNMDERLIPILQETDLAQHFAFILPSIQAKCHKPDPKIFQQVLDRLRIPAADCAHIGDNIEKDYYGAKGVGMNAFVIDRDKTARQQHNDIPKEQFLQDLTELETKIFQEIK, encoded by the coding sequence ATGTTGCGACTCAAAGTCCTAACCTTTGATGTGAATAACACATTGATAAAAGTGAGGAACTCAGTTGGTCAACAGTATGCCCAAGTTGCCAGTCACTTTGCTGTTAAGGTAAATGCTGATGAACTTGGCAAAGCATATCGTGCACTTTACAAGGAACAAAACAAGAAACGCCCAAACTTCGGTGCGGAAAGTGGTATTACTTCCGAACAGTGGTGGGGTGAAATTGTGCACAAATCTTTCCAACAAGTCGGATATACAGAAGAAAACACGCTTGCAAAAATTTCTGCAAAACTCTACGAAGATTACAAGCATGCATCATCATGGCATGTCTTTCCAGAGGTGAAAGAGATGTTGAAATTTCTTAACAAAAATGGGGTTTGCTTAGGGGTGATATCAAACATGGACGAGCGGTTGATACCGATTCTTCAAGAGACTGATCTTGCACAACACTTTGCCTTCATTTTACCATCAATACAAGCTAAGTGTCACAAACCAGATCCAAAGATCTTCCAGCAGGTGCTGGACAGGCTTCGGATACCAGCAGCAGATTGCGCTCATATTGGGGATAATATAGAGAAAGATTACTACGGAGCTAAAGGAGTTGGTATGAATGCATTTGTCATAGATAGAGATAAGACTGCCAGACAACAGCATAATGATATTCCAAAGGAACAATTTCTACAAGATTTAACAGAACTTGAAACCAAAATTTTCCAGGAAATAAAATAA